The DNA segment AACCGCCCGATAAGAGGGCGGCTTTTCCAAGTCTCTTTTAGCACTACACCGGCGATTCCTCGTCGCTCAAGCTCTTTTCGATCTCGTACCTCTTTATCTTGTCAAAGAGCGTAGTGTAATCAATTTTGAGAATTTGCGAAGCCTTGCGCTTGTTGTTACGCACCTGCTTGAGTACTCTCATAATCGCCGATTTCTCCGCCGCCGCCTGCGCATGCGCGCCAATCTCCTTGAGACCGGCTCCCTCGCGAAGCTGAATCTCCCCCGAGCGACGAAGACGAATCGCCAGATGGTCCGGGGTGATCTTCTTGCCCTCGGCAAGTATCACCGCCCGTTCCACCGTGTTCTGAAGCTCGCGCACATTACCGGGCCAGTGATAAGTCTCAAGCAGCTTGATAGCGTCACGCGAAAGCGACTTCGCCGGCTTGCGCATCTCGCGACAATACTTGTCGATAAAATAATCCGCCAACTCATGAATGTCATCCGGACGCTCGCGAAGCGATGGAATCTGAATCGGGAATACGGACAGGCGATAGTAAAGATCCTCACGGAACCTCTTGCCGCGAATCAGTTCGTTGAGGTCCATATTCGTGGCCGCGATAACGCGCACATCGACATCAACCGTCTTCGTACCGCCCAATCTCTCGAAGTTCTTCTGCTGCAAGACGCGAAGAAGCTTGGCCTGAAGAGCTATGTCCATATCGCCGATCTCATCGAGAAAGATCGTCCCGGTATGGGCTATCTCGAACTTACCCATCTTGCGCGCGTGAGCGCCCGTGAAAGCTCCCTTCTCGGAACCGAACAACTCGTTCTCCAGAAGCTCCCCGGGGATGGCCGCGCAATTGATGGCTATATATGGCTTATCCTTGCGAAGAGACATGGTGTGAATGGCCCGGGCGAATAACTCCTTACCCGTTCCCGATTCTCCCTGGAGAAGAACCGACGCATCCGATACCGCTACCTTCTCCATCAAGCGGCATATCTCAAGCATCTTCTCATTCTTGCCAATGATATTGCCGATACCGCTGTTGGCGAAAAGCTCCTGGCGAAGCAGCGTGTTCTCGGCGATCATCCGACGGTTCTCGAGCGCCCGGCCTACCAGTACGCAAAGATGCTCCGTGTCGAACGGCTTGGTAACAAAATCGAATGCCCCCATCTTCATCGCCGTCACGGCGTCCTCAATCGTACCATACGCTGTCATCAGAATCACGGCCGTCTCGGAGTCCACCTCTTTTACCTCCGATAACACCTGCAATCCATCTATGTCAGGCATCTTAAGATCGGTGAGTACAAGATCGTAAGATTTGTTGCGAACCAGATCCACCGCCTTTTTGCCCGTGGCTGCCGAGTCTACCCGATGTCCTTCTTCAAGCAGAGTCTCGGTGAGCATATTGCGCATGGAGTCTTTATCGTCCACCACAAGGATGTTTGGCATGTTTACTCCTCTGGACTTGAAAGTACCTTCCTAACCGGTATCTCAAAAAAGCCCTAAAGTAAGGCTCTTTACGTATATCGGCTTTCAGTCGGCAGAATAAAGGAATTGCCCTGCGCAATTATTAGACAATCTTTGAAGGTAAGTTACCGGACGGTAAGTCGTTCCACGACTGTAAAGCCGCAGTACTCGGCCTTGAGGAAACAGATTCCGGCGGACGAAAGCCCCGGACTGATTTTGGCTACATTCACCGTGATCTTATAATAACCGTAACCCAACCGGCGAACCACCAGTGGACGAATCACGGCCGAACGCTCGTCCAGAAGGTTGATCGACACAAAACAACCGCCCTGATCGATATGAAACTCTATCGCCGGAGCCATCGGCTCCAAAGGATTAAGCGGCTCATCAACATAGAAAGAATCGATTCTTCTCGCTGAAATCAAAGTATAGAGGCTGTCCGAAGACAATATTTGGGGGTCGATCCAGGCTTTCTCATAATAACCCTGCGTGGATACCTCCGGCTGGTCATAGATGACAGTCTGACGTTTCCCGCAGCCATGCCCGATTATTACGATTGATAACAGAATAAAACCGATCAGCCCTGTCAGCAACCCCTGTTTCAATTCGAACATAATGTCCTCAATATCTCACGGTTTACAGTTCCGGCAAGGCGACAAGCCTTCCCGCAAACCCTCCTCCCGCGTCTTAAACCTCCGGTAAGTGCCTTCTTTAAGCTCGGCTACCGATGAACAACCCGGTCGATGAAGCCGGAACGAACCGCTCTTCGCAATGTAATACTCTTCGGATCGCCGGGGCAAGGACCACACCCCAATTTTCCGGTCCATGGCCCGCCGCTGAGCCGCCAGAAGCTGGCTCGTCTCCGGCCGCCGCAAATCCTCGTCCTTGAACAAATAAAGATACCCCAGACCGTTCTCCAGAATCGCCTTGTTTACAAAAAGGCTGTCGATATAAAGATAACCCAGCAGCCTTCCATACCGGTCCCTTCGAGCCGATGTATACTCGATTTTCGCCACCCGGTTCAAACCAAGGTCGCCAACGAGACTCTTCGCCTCTTCATAAAATGGCTCGTCCTTTTCGGGCGTATCAATAGACAGCAAACGAAGCCGGTCCCCCCCCAGCAACTCCACCGTGTCACCGTCGAGTATTCTCACGATGGTAAAGCGGTCATCCGGATGACGGTCAAAACCGATATCCTCGACCAGACGAACCGTCAGGATCAAAACCACCAGAACGGCGATTATGACCAGACGGCGCAGAAGCTTGTTGCTTTTTTTAGACGCTCGCGCCATTCACCCTCACCTCTGACCACCCGCTGCCGGTCGGCAAAACCTCGATAATCTCTTCCACCCCGTCCTTGACATCTTCGATATGCGTAATCAGCAAAATCTGCGGAAACCGACTTTTGAGCTTCGCCATCGCCTGAAGTATAAGTTCCTTCCGCTGAGCATCCTGAGACCCGAAAACTTCATCGAGTATAACGAATGAACGCTGAAGACCCGCCGACTCGGTCAGCGCCAGCGAAATAGCCAGGCGCAGACAAAGATTAGCAAGGTCCTTTTCCCCGCCGCTGAATCTGTCAACTCCATAATAAGCGCCGCTATCCATTATTCTCAAATTGTATTTCTCGTCCAAATCGACCAGCGTGTACTTACCATCGGTCATATCACCGAATAACCTCGAAGATATCTCTGATAGCGACGGCCTGATTCCGGCAACAAGATTCTGGCGGAAGTCGGCGAAAAGCCTGGCAAGTTTCTCACCATAATAGTGTGCCGACCTCGACTGCTCCAGCTCAACGGCAGCCTTCTGGTAGCTCTTCAACTGGTCCAACCTGCTTTCCAACTCTTTTTCATGAAGCTCTTTCTCTTTAACCTTGCTCATCAAATCCGTTTTCACCTTATCCAGCCTGTCGCGAACGGAATTGAACCTCTCAGACACCTTCATGAACTCCTGCTCGCTCGCCCCCAGAGTATCCAACTCACTGCGCCCCTGCGAAAGAGTCGCCTCAACGTCTGCGAATCTCTTACCGGTCTCTTCAAGACCCTTCTGTGCAACCGGCAACCGGACCAGCCCGCCTTTTAACTGGTCGCTATGCTGTTTGATTCCCTCCAATTGCTCGGCCTGAACGGTCAACGCTTCAAACTTGCTGCGGTCAAAAACCTCTCCTTCATATTTTTTGAGTTCCGCACTGATCTCACTCAGCTTCATCTGCGTTTTTTCATACGCGGCCGCCGCCAACTGCCTGGTCTTTTCGACCGCTTTAAGGTCAACATTCAGTTGGTAGATATCCCGCTGTACCCTCTCAAGCTGCGTCACCTCGGTTGCCAACTCCTCGCCCGACTTCTTGCGAACCACCAACTCACCGTCGAGCCTCTTCATTTCCTGCTGAAGCTTCTCCAACTCACTGCCGAGATGTCCCCTGATACCGTCGTAATCCTCACCGAACGGTCTCAGGCAGCGGTCGCAGATCGAATCCGGCCCAAGCTGCTCTATCGACAACAACTGTGACTTCAGCTTATCGGCCTCTTTCTGCAATGATGTCGCTTCCGCCTTTATCTTGCTGTACGCTTCTCGCGCCGATTCCAAATTCTCTTTCTTCTCCGCAAGTATCTTTTCGAAATCAGCGGGAAAAGAACCGAGCTTCGTTCTTATGCCGCCGATGCGCTCTTCGGATTTTTTGACATCCTCCTGCAGTTGGGCCAACTCGTCAGACATATCCTTCTTGCGCGACATCAGATCATCTCTGACTGCCAGCCGACTCTTGATTTCCCTGAGTGATTCCAACTGTTTCTTTACTTCGGGGAAAACCACCAGTCGTTCGTTTAACTTCTGCAGTTCGCCCTGGTCGTTTGCCAGTTTCTGGATTTCTTCCCGATAACGGTCGGCCTGCTCATTCAGACTCTCAAGGGTCTGCTCATTAGCTTCAATCTGCGCCTTCAGGCGGGTCCATCGCTCCCTCTTGAGCTGAGCTTCATTAAACTCCTTCTCGACCGCCTTGAATTCCGCTTCGGCAGCACGCAACTCAGCCTGGAGCTTCCCCACCGGCTCCGCCAGACCCGAAATCATTCCATTCAATTGCGCGATTCGGCTTTCTACCTGTACTTTATCCACCAGTTGATTCTCTATAAAGCGCGCCTTCTCCTGACTCAGCTTGGTATCTTCCTTCACCCTCTGTATGGCCTTGTCCAGCCGTTCGATACCGAGCATGCCCGCCAGATGGTCGCGTCGTTTCGATGGCTGCAAATCCGACAGGGCATTAAGCTCCTGCTGCCTTGCCAAAAAGGAGCTTAGAAACCCACGCCAGTCCAGCCCGAGCAATTGACCCACATACGCCTTGGTTTCGTTGACACCGACCGACTCCGATGAATCGCCCCGGTAAAGCTCCACCTCGGCCCTCTCCGACTTGCCCACCAACCGTCGGACAACTCTATACTTTTCCTCATTAATAGAGAAGCCCAGGCTGACCTCGCAGTTATCGGTCGGGCGGGCAAACACTGACTTGATTTCATCGCGGCCGGTACGTGCCGCCTGGTTGCCATAGAGCGCCCACGCGACAGCCTCGATTATCGATGACTTCCCGGCGCCGTTCGGCCCGATTATACCTATCACCTTATCCGGAAATGTCAGGCTGACATTGCGGATAACCCGAAAGTTACTGATTTCAAGAGAGATTAGACGCATCCCGTCACCACAAAAATCAGAATCACCCACAAAGTCAAGGACTTCTTGGAAACGCCATGTCACATATACAATTGGCCTCCGGCATCAAGGGACGAACCACCAACAGGTTTTTTATGTTCTCATCTGAAAAGGTTGTTGTATAATAGGACACCATGTCACAGACTGAACAGAACAACAAGATTAACACCATTTCAAGGCTTCTCGAAGATTTGTTCGAGGTCGGCGCCATCTACGAACAGGCCGACCATCTCGTCATCAACCTGTCCAACCGCTTTGACAAAGAGACCTCGATAAAACTCGTTTCCGACCGGCTGGAACTGGCCGGCTATACTTTCAAAATATCCGACAACAACGGCGAACTGTATATAAGAATCGATCCGAAAGCCCGCCTTAAGATTCCGACCATTAACATTGTCCTGTTCTTGGTTACATTGCTTACGGTCTATGTGGTGCCTGTTCTCTACCTCCAGTCAGAAGTTGCCTATTACAGCTATCGCTGGAACGCAGGAATCCTGCCCGGCGAGGATCTCTCTGCGTGGGAGAGTTTGAAAATCACGATCGTTTCGTTTCCTGACACCATGGTGCGCACGCTGGATGCTCTTGCCCACGGGGCCGGCATCCAATTCACACTAGCCATGATATCCATCCTGTTCGTTCATGAGATGGGACATTTCGTTGCCAGCCGCCGTCGCAAGATTATAACTTCGTGGCCCTATTTCATCCCAGCGCCGAACATCATTGGTACTTTCGGGGCAATCATAAAAGCGAAGTCACCATTCTGGAATCGCAGAGACCTCATTGAGGTGGGGGCGGCAGGACCCATCGCCGGTTGGCTGGTAGCTATTGCCTGGCTTTGGTATGGACTTTCTCGGTCAGTGTTGCTTCCACAGGATGTTGCGCGGGTGGGCGACTATCCCTTTTACCTATACGGGGAATCATTACTGATGAGACTGTCAGCAATCACTATTGTCGGCCAACCGCCAGCGAACTTCGAGTACCTACTAACAGAGGCTGCTTTCGCCGGCTGGGTGGGATTGCTGGTAACAGCCATCAATCTTTTGCCGATAGGACAGCTAGACGGCGGCCACATCATATACGGGTTAGGACGACGCTGGCAATACTACTTTGGGATGGCGGCGATGGGAGCACTCCTCGTCATGGGTTATTACTCGCCGATCTGGTGGGTCTTCGCCGCTTTCGGATTGATCTTCGGCGTGAAGCATCCTCCGACACTGAATGATTACAAAAAACCCGGTGGAGTGGCCACTGGGATGGGAATACTCGCGCTGATAGTTCTCGTGATTTCGTTTACACCGATACCTTTTGGTTTGTGAGAATCTCTTCGATGCTCGATACATCCTCCGTGTGACCATACATCTCTCTGAAATTAACCTTCCCCTTTCTAACGACCTCAAAGAATATCTGGACTACCACCGGATCGAATTGCGAACCACTGTACTTGACCAGCTCCGAAATCGCGGTCTCAAAGCTGCGGCCTTTGCGATAAGGACGATCCGACATAATCGCGTCGAACGTATCCGCGACCGCCAACAGCCGTCCCTCTATCGGAATATCATCACCCCTGAGACCGCCGGGATAGCCCGAACCATCATACCACTCATGGTGCGCCATGATATACGGAATCGCCGGACGGAAAAGGTCGATTTCGCTGATGATCTTCAGGCCCACTTCGGGATGCTGCTGCATTCTGAACCGTTCTTCGTCGGTAAGCGATGCCGGCTTGTTGAGTATTGAATCCGGCACTCCGATTTTGCCGATGTCGTGCAGCGTGCAACCCATCTGCAGACTTGATATCCTGCCCTTGGTCCAGCCCATCTCCTCGGCAATCAATTCCGCCAGTCGGCCGACTCTGTCGGTATGGCCGGCCGTATATTCGTCGCGCGCTTCAATCGCGTTGGCCAATCCCCGAATAGCCTCCAGATAAGAACGTTCGAGGTTCTTGTAAAGACGGCTGTTGGCTATTGCCGACGCCGCCGCGTTGCTCAATATCGTGAGCACATCGAGCTGTCCGCGCGTCAATTCGTCAAACCGCCGCACCAACAGCAAATCAATTATACCGTGAAGATGCCCCCTGATGGATATCGGCTGTGATATGAATATCTTGGTCGCCGGCTTGCCATGACATTCCACCAGCTCCCGCCGGATTAGCGGACGATTGAGACTTCCGGACTTCAAAGAACGTTGCTTCGATTCCTCCGCCAGCGCCTCAAGACACTCTTCGCGCTCACAATCACAGAACTCCGTTACCACCTCGCCCGTCTCCGGGTCGAGCTCCGTTATGCACACCGCCTGCGCCGATAGTTCCTTCTTGCACGATTCAACGACCAGCTTGAGAAAACTCGTCATGTTCTCTTCAGCCACCGCCGCGTTGGCCACCTTGAGAAACTCGATTTGTCCCTTCAAATTGACTACATCGCGCCTCACCCTCTGGTGCTCCAGACCGCGCTCAATGGCGGCCTTGAGAATATCCAGCTTGAAAGGCTTAACCAGAAAATCGTAAGCGCCTTTCTTAAGCACCGATATAGCCGTCTGAACCGTCGGATGAGCCGTCATAAGGATCACTATGGCGTCGGGATGATGCGCGTGCGTGCGCTCCATCACCTGGATACCCGAATGGTCCCCCATAACCAGATCGGTCAGAACCAGATCCACGGCGTTATTCTCGATGTGTTCCAGACACTGAGAAGGATCACAAAACGAAACCACGTTGTATGGCTCTGAAGAAAGTGCTTCGGTGATGATACCGCAGATATACTTCTCATCATCGACGACGACGATATTCGTCTGGCGGCTGTTTACCATGGGTGTCCTTTCTGTCTTCAGGTCAATCTTTTTATCGGACAACCTTGTACCTTTGCACAGCCGATTGGAAATTTCTGTATAATAATTGAGCTTGGACTTTCTTGACGATCTTAAGCGGAAAACATATCGGCCAGATAAGATGATCTGACCAGTGGAGCCGACAGGACCTTCGGTATCCCCGATGCTTCAGCCATCTCTTTCAATTGGGCAAACTCATCCGGATGAAGATATTTCCTGACCGGATAATGAGCCTTCGATGGAGCCAGATATTGACCAATGGTTAAGATTGAAACATTATTATTGGCGAGATCCCCGAACACCTCTTTCAACTCATCAAAGGTCTCCCCCAGCCCGACCATCAACCCGGACTTCGTCACAATACCCGAATTGTCAGCGACATATTTCAAAAGGGCCAGCGACGATTTATAACTCGCCTGCGGCCTCACTTCGCTGTAAAGAGCCGGCACCGTCTCCACATTATGATTAAACACATCCGGAGCCGAAGCTACAATCGTGTCGGCGGCCCCCACTTTACCCAGAAAGTCGGGCGTGAGTATTTCCACCTTCACACCCGGGACCTCCGCTCTTAACAATCTCACCACTTCCGCGAAATGCCCCGCCCCGCCATCAGGCAGGTCATCGCGGGTAACCGACGTAACGACAACATACTTTAACTCAAGCTCTTTCGCCACCTGGGCCACCCGATACGGCTCGTCAGCATCCCGCGGCGCAGGCTGTCCCGGATTAATATCGCAAAACCGGCAATTGCGCGTGCAAACGGGCCCGAGAATCAAAAATGTCGCCGTCCCACGATTAAAGCACTCACCGCGGTTAGGACAATTCGCAGCCTGACACACCGTGTTGAGCCGGTGCTCTTTCAGAAGATGACTCACGTGGTCAAACTCGCTCCCACTAAAAGCCTTCACCCGAAGCCACGATGGTTTTCTCTGTAAGTCACTCATAACGCGATAATCTCCACCAATTGAATCAAGTATATCAAAAATCGCTCGATAATCAAGAGAAAGAGACAAAATCAACCGATTCTACGGGGTAACGATGTCGCATCCTACGAAAGTACTCACCACCGCCGTCCTGGCTTTACTGTTTACAGCCCAACCGGCTCTCTCCACCGATCGCAAGCCGGTAATCCAAAAAGTTCATACCGACAGCCTCGAAAACATGACTCAAATCCGTTTGAAATCCTATAGAGACGAAACACCGGTTCGCGAAATACGGACCGTCGAACATCCCTCATACCACCTCACCGGCTGGGTTAACGGCAACGAACTCTACAAAGGCTACATAGATCCTTCCGCCTCCTGCGAGAATCCCTATCCCTTCCGCGTCACGGAAATCAGCATGCCCATGTACTTTTCCTCATCCTCCAGAATGTACGTCTCGGTCGACATTGAAGATGTCTACAATCCCACTCCAGGATGCCCCTGGCCAGGAGCCGTGCTGGCGATATCGGTCGATTACGAACTCTATATCCCCGAACCTGGCTATTACGATATCTGGATTCCGCTGGACACACCGATTGTCGTCAACGGTCCCTTCTTCGCCGGTTTCTTCATCGGAAGCACCGTAAACCCCGATGCTGGCGCCGCCCTGCTGACCTCCGATGATCCGACTGCCCTGTGCCGTTCGTACGAAATTTGGGACGAACAAATCGGCTTTATCGACTTGCTCAACAACAGTGTCTTCAATTTCCCCGGTCAGTTGGCTATCGGCGCGGCCGGTATTCCACAGCAATTGCTGCCTCAACAGCCGCCGCCACAAATCACCATTCTCTCCCCCAATGACAGCGACAAACTGCTTGGCAGCGGTTACATCTGGGCGTACGAATCCTCCGGCTCAAACATTATCGACTACGTATCGTTCGAGTACTCAACCGGAAACGGGTTTGTCGAAATCGGCCGCGACTATGATGGCTCCTCCAAATTACGAAACGATGCAGACGCTACGGGCGACGGCGACGGTTACAGCCAGATATGGAACTTCGCGAACCTCAAAGAAGGTAACTACCTGCTCAGGGTCACGGCCGTCGATACTCTGGGTAGAACCGCGTCTGAACAGATATCCGTTTATGTAGAGCCATCTCCGCCTCTCGCTCAGATTATCTCCTTTGAAGATGGATCCGATATTTGTGACCAAACAACAATTTTGATGTCTTGCTCCAACAGGGATATGTCCCACGTGAGTCTGTATATAAAAGAAGCCGATCTCGAATACTCGGCCGGAATGGTACCACTGCAAAAACAGAACTTCCCGACCTACTACAGCGGTCCAATGGCCGCCGCCCAAGCCATTCAACTGTGGAACAACCGCGGCTATACATCGCTGATGTCCGACGGCGGAAATGATACCTCTCTCGATGAACTGGTCGAGCAGATGGCCGCCCGGTTTAAGACACCGGAAAATCAAGGGACCATCGATGAACTCCTTTTCAGCGGCCTGTGCCGGTTCAGTCATGAACACGGCGACGCTCTCAGGATAGAACCCGTCAGATACCCGGACTATGCCGTAATACGAAAAGCAGTTGAAGAGCAGGAAAAGGCTGTTCTTATCGCCATCAGTGGAACATCGGGTAGCTGGCTGGCAGTCGATGGGTTCAGCGGATGGCTTCAGCCCGGCAGCACCTACCTTGTCTCTGTTTGCAGCCCGGCAAGCGGCGCAGTCGAAGTCATACCCGTCCGCCAGCTCAAAACCAGGAGCGAAATCTTTTTCGAAGATTCCTGGCACGCGATCGACCTCATGGTCTCGATTGGCGCGGCTGACTGGCAGGTGCAACGGATTATGATCGGGCAGGACAACGACGCCTCCGATGGGTGGTCGCTGCCATGGTCCCCATCTGATCTCGTACCGGACACGAGATATTTCATCCGGGCCGAGGGAATCGATGGCTCCGGGAGCAAGTGCGCCTCAACTACGATTGTAAATTACGATTGTTCGAATACATTCGGTCAGGGAGATTATGATCACGACGGCAACTCCAATCTCATAGATCTTGTCTATTTGACCGATTTTGTGACAAATGACGGTGATGCTCCTGCTGGGGGTGCGTGGCGGGGGGATGCCAACGGAGACACCTATGTCAACATCACGGACCTTGTCTACTATCTCAACTACCTTTATGGTATGGCGGGACCTCCGCGCTATTAATTTTCTCTCGTAGACAAGTAAAAGAAAGCCGCCCCCCGGGCGGCTTTCTTTGTTATGCTCGCTACTTGCGACGGGCTACCGCCGCGTTGATGGCCCGACGGGCTATCTCTGCTTCGATATCGCAGATCGATATCAGACTGTCGATAGCTTCATCGATGTGCTTCAACCACTCCGTCTCCGGATACCTCTGCCTCAAATCATCGGTCACCTCATCGGCAATCATCGCGATAAGCTCGGCATACCGCCGCTTCTTGCCCGCCTTCAGATAAGGAATAACATACTTGTTAGCCACGTGGCTGATTAATACCAGCCCAATCGAACCCAGCGCGCCCAAAAACGAGCCGGAATCAAATATGGATGCTTCCAACATTTCACCTCCCTTGTATTTCAGGTTTACTTGATTTCTTCACCAGCTCAACCGCCACTGCGTCTCGTCTGGCACCTCCAACCTCTGCCGGAGGATCACCCCGTCGGACCGGGCAATCGTAAATTCATACTTCGTGCCGGATGGCTCCAAAAGTGCTGACGGAATCAGGTCGAGATAGAAATATCCCTGTTCGTCCGTCGTCGTAGTCAGCGCCGAAGGCGATACTATCACACCGTTATAAAGAACCGTCCCCGACGCCAGGCTCGCCGTAACCGTCGCGTCATCTTCCGCCTCCCCGCCGGAAGTATACACGTATCCATAAACACGGCACAGCCCCGGCGACGGAGGAGCACCCGGATCAAACTGATCCCCGAAAACCGTATCAACCGTCGGACCATTCACTACGACCGTGTCATGCGCGGCAAAAACGTATCCTGCTGCCGAGGCGATCGCCAGGTAGCTGCCATCATCGAGATTGAACGACACTCTACCATCCGAGTCGGTCAACCCGGTTGCGATGAGCGACGTTTGTTCGAGATTGCGAATAACAACCGCTACTCCCCCAATCGCGGCGTCGACGCTGGTGTCGGCCGCCTGGACAACGCACGCATATGTCCCGCTGCCACTGCCGATGCCGGAAATCTCGGCGTCAAGATTACCGCCGAAAGTCCCGTTCACGATATGATTTAGCTGCGGCGTGTTCCAGACCCACGAAGCAATCGAGGCCGAATCCGCCCCTCCGCCGACCGCCCCCGAATCGGCATGCACCGACAACTTGTGCCAGAAACCATCCGCGTACAAACTGGAGTCCCGGCCGGTAATCGTATCGGCCATCTCGGAAAACTCTCCCGCATCCAGAACGACCGGCGTCGCCAGTGGATCGAACGATGACACCCAGTCATCATGATTCTGGATACTGTCCAGCAGGGCATAGAGGCTGTCGATTACCTTCGCCTGCCATATCAGCGTATCATACAGCTTCGCCGCGAATGCCGCCGAATCACCGATATCATCAAGCCCCCAGCCCACCACCTGAAACTCGAAACCGGCGCGTGAGTAAAGCCCCAGTGAGGTATTCTTGGCGATAAATTCACCGGCGTAGGCGCCGGGCATCCCCGCGCCATCAATGTCCGCCACCAACCGATGGTAATAATAGACAGTCTTACCGGCCACCCTGGTTGTGTCCAACCCGACCATGGAGGTGAGCCCCGAATCCTTGAACACTACGTCATCGGTGTGTGACTTCAACACCACCACCCAGAAACTGTCAGCGCTAATCGGATTACATCCGGCAGAGTCCCAGTTCACCAGCGAGACTGTTATGGAATCCTGTCCCGACATCCCCGTATTGCCGACAATCCCTCCATAGCCTGCCTGAACCAATACCAGCGCCACGAAAAACACCGTCACTAATACCCTTTGCATCCGCCCTCCTTATGCCCGATCATCTGTTTCCTTCGCCCTGATACCGTCTCATCGGCGACAACCTGCTCCGTATAAGTCGCGTACATCGAGAAATTAAACGAAGTCAGCGATGAATGCGTCCACCCATCCCAGTCCAGACCGCAGTAAGTGTTGTCCGTCGATACGGCGTTGGTGACACCGTTGTAGTAGATGGTCCCGCCGCTGCGCGGGGCACAACTGACCGCCACTCCGTACTCATTTCCTTCAGATAGCTCCTGCTCCAATATCGCGCTGCTAAACCACGCGGGAGTACCACCCGAAATAGTCACATTCACCCGGTCGCCGACCCTGCTCTGCGGTGTACCACTGACAATCTCGAACGCCGCCATGCTGACACTCATGTCCCCCGACCCGGTTTCGCAGCCATAAACGGAATACTGGGTGATCGTGGC comes from the Candidatus Zixiibacteriota bacterium genome and includes:
- a CDS encoding HD domain-containing phosphohydrolase, which encodes MVNSRQTNIVVVDDEKYICGIITEALSSEPYNVVSFCDPSQCLEHIENNAVDLVLTDLVMGDHSGIQVMERTHAHHPDAIVILMTAHPTVQTAISVLKKGAYDFLVKPFKLDILKAAIERGLEHQRVRRDVVNLKGQIEFLKVANAAVAEENMTSFLKLVVESCKKELSAQAVCITELDPETGEVVTEFCDCEREECLEALAEESKQRSLKSGSLNRPLIRRELVECHGKPATKIFISQPISIRGHLHGIIDLLLVRRFDELTRGQLDVLTILSNAAASAIANSRLYKNLERSYLEAIRGLANAIEARDEYTAGHTDRVGRLAELIAEEMGWTKGRISSLQMGCTLHDIGKIGVPDSILNKPASLTDEERFRMQQHPEVGLKIISEIDLFRPAIPYIMAHHEWYDGSGYPGGLRGDDIPIEGRLLAVADTFDAIMSDRPYRKGRSFETAISELVKYSGSQFDPVVVQIFFEVVRKGKVNFREMYGHTEDVSSIEEILTNQKVSV
- a CDS encoding site-2 protease family protein, which gives rise to MSQTEQNNKINTISRLLEDLFEVGAIYEQADHLVINLSNRFDKETSIKLVSDRLELAGYTFKISDNNGELYIRIDPKARLKIPTINIVLFLVTLLTVYVVPVLYLQSEVAYYSYRWNAGILPGEDLSAWESLKITIVSFPDTMVRTLDALAHGAGIQFTLAMISILFVHEMGHFVASRRRKIITSWPYFIPAPNIIGTFGAIIKAKSPFWNRRDLIEVGAAGPIAGWLVAIAWLWYGLSRSVLLPQDVARVGDYPFYLYGESLLMRLSAITIVGQPPANFEYLLTEAAFAGWVGLLVTAINLLPIGQLDGGHIIYGLGRRWQYYFGMAAMGALLVMGYYSPIWWVFAAFGLIFGVKHPPTLNDYKKPGGVATGMGILALIVLVISFTPIPFGL
- a CDS encoding SMC family ATPase translates to MRLISLEISNFRVIRNVSLTFPDKVIGIIGPNGAGKSSIIEAVAWALYGNQAARTGRDEIKSVFARPTDNCEVSLGFSINEEKYRVVRRLVGKSERAEVELYRGDSSESVGVNETKAYVGQLLGLDWRGFLSSFLARQQELNALSDLQPSKRRDHLAGMLGIERLDKAIQRVKEDTKLSQEKARFIENQLVDKVQVESRIAQLNGMISGLAEPVGKLQAELRAAEAEFKAVEKEFNEAQLKRERWTRLKAQIEANEQTLESLNEQADRYREEIQKLANDQGELQKLNERLVVFPEVKKQLESLREIKSRLAVRDDLMSRKKDMSDELAQLQEDVKKSEERIGGIRTKLGSFPADFEKILAEKKENLESAREAYSKIKAEATSLQKEADKLKSQLLSIEQLGPDSICDRCLRPFGEDYDGIRGHLGSELEKLQQEMKRLDGELVVRKKSGEELATEVTQLERVQRDIYQLNVDLKAVEKTRQLAAAAYEKTQMKLSEISAELKKYEGEVFDRSKFEALTVQAEQLEGIKQHSDQLKGGLVRLPVAQKGLEETGKRFADVEATLSQGRSELDTLGASEQEFMKVSERFNSVRDRLDKVKTDLMSKVKEKELHEKELESRLDQLKSYQKAAVELEQSRSAHYYGEKLARLFADFRQNLVAGIRPSLSEISSRLFGDMTDGKYTLVDLDEKYNLRIMDSGAYYGVDRFSGGEKDLANLCLRLAISLALTESAGLQRSFVILDEVFGSQDAQRKELILQAMAKLKSRFPQILLITHIEDVKDGVEEIIEVLPTGSGWSEVRVNGASV
- a CDS encoding sigma-54 dependent transcriptional regulator, which produces MPNILVVDDKDSMRNMLTETLLEEGHRVDSAATGKKAVDLVRNKSYDLVLTDLKMPDIDGLQVLSEVKEVDSETAVILMTAYGTIEDAVTAMKMGAFDFVTKPFDTEHLCVLVGRALENRRMIAENTLLRQELFANSGIGNIIGKNEKMLEICRLMEKVAVSDASVLLQGESGTGKELFARAIHTMSLRKDKPYIAINCAAIPGELLENELFGSEKGAFTGAHARKMGKFEIAHTGTIFLDEIGDMDIALQAKLLRVLQQKNFERLGGTKTVDVDVRVIAATNMDLNELIRGKRFREDLYYRLSVFPIQIPSLRERPDDIHELADYFIDKYCREMRKPAKSLSRDAIKLLETYHWPGNVRELQNTVERAVILAEGKKITPDHLAIRLRRSGEIQLREGAGLKEIGAHAQAAAEKSAIMRVLKQVRNNKRKASQILKIDYTTLFDKIKRYEIEKSLSDEESPV
- a CDS encoding thermonuclease family protein, encoding MARASKKSNKLLRRLVIIAVLVVLILTVRLVEDIGFDRHPDDRFTIVRILDGDTVELLGGDRLRLLSIDTPEKDEPFYEEAKSLVGDLGLNRVAKIEYTSARRDRYGRLLGYLYIDSLFVNKAILENGLGYLYLFKDEDLRRPETSQLLAAQRRAMDRKIGVWSLPRRSEEYYIAKSGSFRLHRPGCSSVAELKEGTYRRFKTREEGLREGLSPCRNCKP